The following DNA comes from Brassica oleracea var. oleracea cultivar TO1000 chromosome C5, BOL, whole genome shotgun sequence.
TCCTAGATTCGATATAGACAAGGATCAGGGGATTTGCATCCTTTACCTTCCTAAGAGCTGTCAAGTAAAAGAAGTTAAATTTCAAGGAAATGGAAACGTGTTAAAACAAGCTGTATGTCTTAAAGCTTGCATTAAGCTGCACCGAGCTGGTGCTCTAACTGATCATCTTGTCCCTGACATGGTTTTGAAGGAAACCGTCCAACAAAAACTCGGTAGTTTTGCTGCGTCTTCATTTTTAGACTTTGTGCTGTGTGATAAACCACTCATCTACGAGGTTTGAGTTTGCAGGGAAAATCCACTACGACACTGAACAGCCAAGTTACTTCCCTCCAGAGCTAGTCTCCCAGTTTTCAGCACTATCGCAGACAACATACCACTTGTACTCAATAAGGATGAAGTCAGAATTTCCAGGAAATCTTCATTTTAAGGATATTTTACTGGGAACCAGGGTTAAGCTTGAAGATGACATTGGGAACACATGCTTCCGGTTAGAAGATCATCTTGGCACAATAGCTGTGACATTAAGTTATGTGGGAGCGTTTGACCTTGCACAAGATGAGGTATTTTTGCTCATTTTTCCTTATCAGTTATCTCTCAGTTAAAATCCGAGATCAGACTCTGTTTTTCTTTGTGTTCAGATCCTTTTGTGTAGAAGGTTTCAGATAACTCTTTTCAGAGTACTATTGGATCATAGTGTGGAAAATTTGGTGGCGGCGTTGGATGGGTTGCATCTCAGAGACGGTCTAGCACTTGATTATCTACTAGTTCCATCCACTCATGAGCAAAAAGCATCTCTTATTGATTGGGAGGTGATAAGATCCGTGAACTTTACTAGTCATAAACCTTGGAAAAGGCATGTGAATTGTTCTGCCAAGGATGCTTCTTGCATTCTACATACAAAAAACGGGTTGTTTTGCACCTGTGTCTTACAAAATGCGTTGGTTTACACACCACATAATGGATACGTCTACTGCACCAGAGGTATTCTCAGCAATTTAAACGCAAATTCTGTATTGACCAAGAGAAATTCTGGCGATGTGACCTACATGGAGTACTATGAGAAACGGTAAATATATTTTACATAGAAAGTTTAGACAATTATAAGGATTGAGTTGATACTCTTATCTTTGTTTCAGGCATGAGATTCGATTAAGTTTTGTGGATGAACCTCTTTTGAATGGGAGACACATTTTCACGATGCATAACAACCTTCACATGACCATGAAGAAAAAGGAGAAAGGTTCTTAATCTTTAACCGCATTATGAGTTCTTATTGGCTTCCTTATTCCTTAACTTTTATATTCATTTTGCTGTAGAGCATGACAAGGAGTATGTTGAACTACCTCCTGAACTATGTCATGTCATATTGGCTCCAATATCAGTGGATATGATCTATTCATATAAATTCATGCCATCTGTTATGCACCGCATTGAATCTTTGCTTATAGCATTGAACCTTAAGAAGAACATCCCAAAAGTCAATATTCCAACCATCAAGGTACAACCTCAGACATTTTTTGATACAAATCATTCATGGCACTTTCATTTTTTGAATTTTTTTTTACTCACTTGATGAACTACAGGTTCTGGAAGCTATCACAACGAAGAAGTGCCAAGACCAGTTCCACTTGGAATCACTAGAAACACTTGGCGACTCTTTTCTGAAATATGCTGTTTGTCAGCATCTATTCCAAGAATATCATACTCATCACGAGGGTCTTCTCAGCTCAATAAAAGATGGAATGATTTCGAATGTCACGCTCTGCAAATTTGGATGTGACCAAAAAATTCAGGTGAACATTCTTTAGTAGTACTCTTAACCGGCTCCATCACCTCTGGTTCTAGAGAAATGTTTATCAAACTCTAATTCTTTGATTACAGGGATTTATACGGAACGAGTGTTTCGAACCTAAAGGGTGGATGGTTCCTGGCCAATCATCTGCAGCTTATGCTCTTGTGAATGATCATCTATCCGAATCTAGAAGCATGTACATTGCTAGGAGGAGGAATTTGAAACGCAAGAGTGTGGCTGATGTTGTAGAAGCACTAATTGGTGCGTATCTTAGCGAGGGAGGTGAACTAGCAGCGCTAACGTTCATGAACTGGGTTGGTATAAAAGTCGATTTCACGACTACAATGATCCAAAGAGAGCCATCTATACAAGCCGAGAAGCTTGTGAATGTAAGCTATATGGAGTCTCTGTTGAACTATAAGTTTAAGGATAAGTCTCTTCTAGTCGAGGCATTGACTCATGGCTCATACATGATTCCTGAAATTCCAAGATGCTATCAGGTTCTCTGTCGTGTTTCTCCATGAAGCCAAATCATATAGTTTTGATTCTGTTGGTGTTTCAGTTAATTTACTAACTTGACTCTGCTGCAGCGGTTGGAGTTCCTCGGCGACTCTGTGTTGGATTATCTCATAACCAAGCATTTGTACGGCGAATATCCTAATCTTTCTCCTGGTCTACTAACCGACATGCGCTCTGCTTCTGTGAACAATGAATGTTATGCTCAAGTAGCGGTGAAATCAAACCTGCACAAACACGTCCTCCATGCCTCTCATGATCTCCACAAGCACATCTCCAGAACAGTTAGTGAGTTTGAACGGTTGTCGTCTGTGCAATCCAGTTTTGGATGGGAATCCGAAATAGCTTTCCCAAAGGTAAAACACACTTTTTTTTTTAATTTCTCTATACTCTTGAACACAAGGCCTTAATGTCATGGATTGTCAGGTTCTTGGAGATGTGATAGAGTCTTTAGCTGGTGCGATACATGTTGACTCGGGTTACGACAAGGAAGTAGTGTTTGCGTGTATAAAACCGCTTTTGGGATGTATGATAACTCCAGAGACTGTGAAGCTGCATCCTGTGAGAGAGTTGACAGAACTTTGCCAGAAAGCTCAGTTCGAGTTGACTAAAGCTAAAGGCTTCGAGAATGGTGAAGCTTACTTCACGGTTGAGGTGTAAGCTAAGGAAATGAGTTTTGCTCACACGGCTAAGGCCTCTGATAAGGAGATGGCTAAGAAGTTGGCTTACAAAGAAGTCTTGAATTCACTTAAGAAGGGCCTTGACTCCTAAATTTCTCATTATTGTGGAATCGAATAAAACTCTATTAGACTTGAGATCTTTGAGATGATTAATATTTTGTTTTGGTTTTTTCTGGGTCACGTTAACATTTTGTTAAGTTGCTTTTATGATAACAATTTTTATTTTCATTCGTAATGCAATCATATCAAATAGATTACAGACGATTTAAAAGAAAAAGATTC
Coding sequences within:
- the LOC106292552 gene encoding endoribonuclease Dicer homolog 2-like; amino-acid sequence: MTIVDMEIESADQVSPLPFARSYQVEALEKAMKRNTIVYLETGSGKTLIAIMLLRSYAYLFRKPSPCFSVFLVPQVVLVTQQAEALKRHTDLKVGMYWGSMGVDFWDAPTWKQEVDTYEVLVMTPAILLSALRHSFLTLNMIKVLIFDECHHARGNHAYACILKEFYHKELKSATSVVPRIFGMTASPVKTKGENLDSYWKKIHELESLMNSKVYTCESESVLARFVPFSTPSFKLYQHMEIPSSTRAGIIAELEKLAKEHLFALSTLDLKSSTVNSIKKRLSKICSSITYCLDELGILMALKAAQSFSVSQNDFVLWGQLEKFSETSIKKFCSNASQAILAYIPDGPYWSVANIERKLEPGLVTSKIVCLVESLLGYRSLEKIRCIIFVERVIAAMVLESFLNEILPTYNSWKTKYVAGNNSGLQSQTRKKQNETVEDFRKGLVNIIVSTSILEEGLDVQSCNLVVGFDPASNICSFIQSQGRARMPNSDYLMMVESGDMGTRSRLKKYISGAKRMREDSLSHSLVPCQPLPDDSSGEVYRVDSTGAIVTFSSSVSLIYFYCSRLPSDEYFKPTPRFDIDKDQGICILYLPKSCQVKEVKFQGNGNVLKQAVCLKACIKLHRAGALTDHLVPDMVLKETVQQKLGKIHYDTEQPSYFPPELVSQFSALSQTTYHLYSIRMKSEFPGNLHFKDILLGTRVKLEDDIGNTCFRLEDHLGTIAVTLSYVGAFDLAQDEILLCRRFQITLFRVLLDHSVENLVAALDGLHLRDGLALDYLLVPSTHEQKASLIDWEVIRSVNFTSHKPWKRHVNCSAKDASCILHTKNGLFCTCVLQNALVYTPHNGYVYCTRGILSNLNANSVLTKRNSGDVTYMEYYEKRHEIRLSFVDEPLLNGRHIFTMHNNLHMTMKKKEKEHDKEYVELPPELCHVILAPISVDMIYSYKFMPSVMHRIESLLIALNLKKNIPKVNIPTIKVLEAITTKKCQDQFHLESLETLGDSFLKYAVCQHLFQEYHTHHEGLLSSIKDGMISNVTLCKFGCDQKIQGFIRNECFEPKGWMVPGQSSAAYALVNDHLSESRSMYIARRRNLKRKSVADVVEALIGAYLSEGGELAALTFMNWVGIKVDFTTTMIQREPSIQAEKLVNVSYMESLLNYKFKDKSLLVEALTHGSYMIPEIPRCYQRLEFLGDSVLDYLITKHLYGEYPNLSPGLLTDMRSASVNNECYAQVAVKSNLHKHVLHASHDLHKHISRTVSEFERLSSVQSSFGWESEIAFPKVLGDVIESLAGAIHVDSGYDKEVVFACIKPLLGCMITPETVKLHPVRELTELCQKAQFELTKAKGFENGEAYFTVEV